CAGGGCCGGAACCGTTGCCAACTGCGTCAGAAGCGCTTCTCGTTCTTCCACACCCATTGGTTCGTTGATACCCAACCTTTCCGCCAGCTCTTTGGGGTTCTTCGACGTTGGATGTGGAATTACCCCCAAAACCATGTAATGCCCGGAGGCTCTCTTCGCCCCCTGATGATGGCACGAGTAAGCTAAGCCCATCAAGGCAGACCCCTTCGGGGATGGCTGTCGCCATGCCTTGACGGGCTTAGCTTACTCGTGCCCCTCTTAACCGTGGGCGACGGACGGGGATGCCTCCGGCGGGGGCTCCGAACAGGGATTGCGCACCATGCCAGACTGTTACGACAATTCCACATCCAACGTCGAAGAGCCCTCTTTGGTTGCGGTGCGCCCCATGGAATGTTCAGCCTCCACCTCCGCAAAGGTCTCTTCCAGCACTCTCCCGATCTTGCCCCCCTTGAGTACCTTTTGGCCGTTTTCCTGCACGATTTCCCCAAGAAAATCCCGGACCTCGGCATTCTGGCGACGGATGATCCGGTACAGTCCAAAATCCAGACATTCCGCCTCATCCATCTGAAACAGTTCCGTCATCAGTTCAACGAAACGAATCTCCGCATCATTACTGGTGTTCATGCCCAACCCTCATTGTCATGGCCGCGATCAAATCGGATCAATGGATATTCCCTCATCTGCCCCCGGTCGCGGCACACTACCCGCCATCTACCGCATCCTCAACCTCTCCCGCTCCATCCGCTCGATCAGCCCGGCGGATTTCAGGACCAGGTCCAGGCTGATGTTCGGAATTTCATCGTTTTTTCCCAGATAGCCGGACAGGTATGCGTCCGACTTGCTGTCAATGCCCTTGCGAATACAGGCGAGGTAGGTGACGGTTTCCGCTTCAAACTCGTTGACTTGCTGGTTCAATCCTCTCCTGTCTGGCCACCATTTCTCATTGGGCGTTCCCAGGTGACCGCAGTAGAGGTGGGCGAGTTCGTGGACCAATGTGGCATACCGGCCCACTGTGTTGGTCTTGGCGTTGAGGGACAGGTGGTAGCGTTTGGGAATATCGACAAAGCTTTCTTTTGGCGGGACTCGGACCTGGAATTTCAACGGCCCGGACGATGCGCAGAGCCGAATGTATCCCGCCAGCAGCGAGCCGGCGTTCTCGGTCGCCACCTCCACCCCGTCCCGGATGGCGTTGGCGATCGTCCGCGTGTAGGGCTCTTTTACATCCACGGGAGGGATGTCAAAGGGATTGGTCACTTCTTTGGGCAGGGCCGGAGCGCCGGGTAGCGGTTCCGTGTCGCTGACGTCGAACACGAACATCACCGGCCCCATGGGTTGCAGGATCACGATAGGCCGGGAGCCGGGCTTGACCGTGCGTTTGTACTTGTCCAGCCAGACCCGGGGCGTGGCCACGAATTTGGCCCCGGGCATCTGGATCTGGATGAGCATGGCGTTGTAGGGGGATTAGAAGCGAAACCTGCGGATAAAGGTCAGCAACCCCTGAAAATCGCTGCTTTTCCTGTAGGTTTTTACCTGGATGAACAGCTCGTCCAGCGCTTTTTTGTCCTGACGGGCATCCCGTACTGTATCCCGCTCTGGTTGGCGTTCCGGATTCCGCTGTTGCATATCCACCGCCTTTGCTCTGGCTTGTTCGACTACCGAGACGGGTTGCCGGTCCAGTCTGCCCGACAAATTCCGCTTTTTCTTTTCTTCATTGATCGTAGGCCCATCTTGTCGGCTTTGGAGGTGGCAAATTGGCACCTCCAATTATCCTGTTCCTTCAGTGTCAATTCAAAAATGTAATCTTCCGAAAACTCAAGATGCACGAAATATTAACAAATCAATTTCCCTGGCTCGGCCGTGGCCCCATCCCCAAAACTCTTGCGCATCCTCCCTCACAAATCCGATCCTCCGCTCCGCCTTCTCCTCGACGGCCAAAAGCTGGCGGAGAGCCTCGAACACGACCCGAAACTGCTCGTCGTACTTCGACTCCATATCCTCAATCTTGCGCCGCAAGTCCTCATGGGTGGCCAGCATTTGGCGCAGCCTGGTGAAGGCGCGCATGATCTGGATGTTCACCTGGATGGCCCGCTTGCTGTTCAACACGCTGGACAGCATGGCCACGCCCTGCTCGGTGAAAGCCATGGGATTGTAGCGTACCCCTCCCCAACTTGAGGTGCCAAAATGGCACCTCAAGTTGGAGACCTCTTCCGGTGTCAACTCGAACATGAAATCATCCGGAAAACGGTCACTATTCCTGCGTACTTGTCGCTTGAGAAGTTTTGTCTCCACACCGTACAGGTCAGCCAAGTCACGATCCAGCATGACCTTCATGCCGCGAAGTACGAGAATTTTACCGGTGATGCTCTCCACTGGAACCAAATCCGTCATGATGCGCCTCCCTGTTGGCGGATGGATCTTCTTGTTTGCCTGGGGTGTGGAAATTCATCCTTGGTTATCCGCCCCAGGAAAGCCGCGTCAAGGCAAAGGCGGGTTTCCCGCGCAGGCCCGGGCCCTTTCGAGTTCTTTCGTTCCGCGATCCCGACCTTGCGCTTTCCGGAAGATTACCTGTAACCTGACCGGAAACGCCATACGGTGACAGACTGTTCCAAATCCGGCTTTATCCATGCCCGAAGCAGGGCGGACCTGGACTCGTACTCTCAACCCACGGGAGGAACCATGCGCATCAACCGACGAACCTTTCTGCACTACTCGACCCTGGTCGCCTCGTCCCTGGCCCTGAGCGGGCTGCCGTTGTACGCCTATAACCCCCAGGCCGGGAGCGGGCCCCGGGACGGAGTGCGTCGCAGCTACTGCGGGCTGTGTCACCCGCGTTGCGGGACGCTGCTGCACATGAAAGGCGGCAAGGTTTTCGAGGTCAGCGGAGATCCGGATCATCCGGTCACCCGGGGGCTGATCTGCGAGCGGGGGCTGCTCATGCCGGAGCATATCCATC
This is a stretch of genomic DNA from Desulfonatronum thioautotrophicum. It encodes these proteins:
- a CDS encoding ORF6N domain-containing protein, whose product is MTDLVPVESITGKILVLRGMKVMLDRDLADLYGVETKLLKRQVRRNSDRFPDDFMFELTPEEVSNLRCHFGTSSWGGVRYNPMAFTEQGVAMLSSVLNSKRAIQVNIQIMRAFTRLRQMLATHEDLRRKIEDMESKYDEQFRVVFEALRQLLAVEEKAERRIGFVREDAQEFWGWGHGRAREIDLLIFRAS